Proteins encoded in a region of the Clostridium butyricum genome:
- the aat gene encoding leucyl/phenylalanyl-tRNA--protein transferase: protein MAIYELSNELIFPNPELGEEDGLLAFGGDLSMERLLLAYSNGIFPWYNEGEPIMWWSPRPRFIIKPDEIRISKSMRKIIRKSQFKVTFNNDFEGVISNCKSMRENNEGTWITDDMKDAYINLFKNGYAVSVETYLDDELVGGLYGVVIGRCYFGESMFSRVSNASKIALITLAEVLKEQKFEFIDCQVYTEHLESMGAKMVPFDEFKAMLHRGIYD from the coding sequence ATGGCAATTTATGAGTTGAGTAATGAACTTATTTTTCCAAATCCAGAGCTTGGTGAAGAGGATGGACTTCTGGCTTTTGGAGGAGATTTGTCTATGGAGAGACTTCTTCTTGCATACAGTAATGGAATTTTTCCTTGGTACAATGAAGGCGAGCCTATAATGTGGTGGAGCCCTAGACCTAGATTTATAATTAAACCTGATGAAATTCGCATTTCAAAATCTATGAGAAAGATAATTAGAAAAAGTCAGTTTAAAGTAACGTTCAATAATGATTTTGAAGGTGTAATAAGTAACTGTAAATCAATGAGAGAGAATAATGAAGGTACATGGATTACTGATGATATGAAAGATGCATATATAAATTTATTTAAGAATGGATATGCAGTTAGTGTTGAAACATATTTAGATGATGAGCTTGTTGGAGGACTTTACGGTGTTGTAATAGGCAGATGCTATTTTGGCGAAAGCATGTTTTCAAGAGTAAGCAACGCATCAAAAATAGCACTAATAACTCTTGCAGAAGTATTAAAAGAACAGAAATTTGAATTCATTGATTGTCAGGTATATACCGAACACCTTGAATCCATGGGAGCTAAGATGGTTCCGTTTGATGAATTTAAGGCTATGTTACATAGGGGTATTTATGATTAG
- the nifJ gene encoding pyruvate:ferredoxin (flavodoxin) oxidoreductase — protein sequence MRKTKTMDGNTAAAYVSYAFTEVATIYPITPSSPMAEHVDEWVAKGKKNIFGQPVKVVEMQSEAGAAGALHGSLQSGALTSTYTASQGLLLMIPNMYKIAGELLPCVIHVAARALATSSLSIFGDHQDVMAARATGFAMLCEDNVQEVMDLSPVAHLATIKGRVPFVNFFDGFRTSHELQKVEVFDDEELANLVDYKALEEFRNRGLNPSHPVTRGTAQNPDIYFQTREAVNKYYEKIPEVVEEYMGQIKKLTGREYHCFDYYGDKDADRIIISMGAVNDVIEETVDYLNANKQKTGLVKVRLYRPFCIERLLKVIPKSVKKIAVLDRTKEPGSIGEPLYLDVIKAFYKKENAPCIIGGRYGLGSKDPLPSDIAAVFDNLTLDEPKDRFTIGIIDDVTSTSLRPLDIDATPEGCTACKFWGLGSDGTVGANKSAIKIIGDHTDMYAQGYFDYDSRKSGGITISYLRFGKNPIKSRYLVDKADFIACHNQAYVDKYDVTKGLKKDGVFLLNTLWNLDELEERLPANIKRYIAQNNINFYTINAVKIAQDIGLGGRINMIMQAAFFKLTNIIPVEDAVKYLKEAVVTAYGKKGENVVKMNHDAIDEGVNGIVKINIPSDWKTAVDKSDKEKFEYPEFINKIVTPMNRLEGDNLPVSAFVNCGMEDGTFMHGTTAYEKRGVAVNVPEWIPDRCIQCNQCSYVCPHATIRPFLLTDEEKNKAPQGFKSVIPKGIKSEEQLNYTIGVSPLDCTGCGNCAEVCPAPGKALIMKPQDSQHDQVEVWDYTVEKVKNKNPMNKSTVKGSQFEVPLLQYSGACAGCGETPYAKLVTQLFGDKMMIANATGCSSIWAASTPASAYCTNANGHGPAWANSLFEDNAEFGLGMYVGAKTIYERIAHNIELALSEDIDDDTKIILKEWLENKDVLEGSRERAERVISVLEEDNSEFAKIILNDKDFFVKRSQWIFGGDGWAYDIGYGGLDHVLASNENINVLVFDTEIYSNTGGQSSKATPTGAVAKFAASGKRTKKKDLGMMAMSYGYVYVAQIAMGADKNQTIKAITEAANYDGPSLIIAYAPCISHGIKIGMANSQEEEKKAVECGYWNLYRYNPELKGSEKNPFTLDSKDPKSNFKDFLMGEVRYASLAKAFPEEAEKLFTKTEKDAEERLNTYKMFAENK from the coding sequence ATGAGAAAAACTAAAACTATGGATGGTAATACTGCAGCAGCATATGTTTCTTATGCTTTTACTGAAGTAGCAACCATTTATCCTATTACACCGTCATCTCCAATGGCAGAACACGTTGATGAATGGGTTGCAAAGGGTAAAAAAAATATATTTGGTCAGCCTGTAAAGGTTGTTGAAATGCAATCAGAAGCAGGCGCAGCAGGTGCACTTCATGGTTCACTTCAAAGTGGAGCACTTACATCAACATATACAGCATCTCAAGGATTACTTTTAATGATACCTAATATGTATAAGATTGCAGGGGAATTGCTGCCTTGTGTAATTCATGTTGCAGCAAGAGCTCTTGCAACTTCTTCTTTAAGTATATTTGGAGATCATCAGGATGTTATGGCAGCAAGGGCAACTGGATTTGCAATGCTTTGTGAAGACAATGTTCAAGAAGTAATGGATTTATCGCCAGTAGCACATTTAGCAACAATAAAGGGCAGAGTTCCTTTTGTTAATTTCTTTGATGGATTCCGTACTTCTCATGAGTTGCAAAAAGTTGAAGTATTTGATGATGAAGAACTTGCAAATCTTGTAGATTATAAAGCACTTGAAGAGTTTAGAAATAGAGGCTTAAATCCAAGCCATCCTGTTACAAGAGGTACAGCACAAAATCCAGATATATACTTCCAAACAAGAGAAGCAGTAAATAAATATTATGAAAAAATTCCAGAAGTTGTTGAAGAGTATATGGGTCAAATTAAAAAACTTACAGGAAGAGAGTATCATTGTTTTGATTATTATGGAGATAAGGATGCAGATAGAATAATAATTTCAATGGGTGCAGTTAATGATGTTATTGAAGAAACAGTAGATTATCTAAATGCAAACAAACAAAAAACAGGTTTGGTGAAGGTAAGGTTATATAGACCATTTTGTATAGAAAGACTTCTCAAGGTTATTCCTAAGAGTGTAAAGAAAATTGCTGTATTAGACAGAACAAAAGAGCCTGGATCAATTGGAGAACCTTTATATCTTGATGTTATTAAAGCTTTTTACAAAAAAGAAAATGCACCATGTATAATTGGAGGAAGATATGGACTTGGATCAAAAGATCCTCTACCATCTGATATTGCAGCCGTTTTTGATAATCTTACCCTTGACGAACCAAAGGATAGATTTACAATTGGAATTATAGATGATGTAACAAGTACATCATTAAGACCTCTTGATATAGATGCAACCCCTGAAGGATGTACAGCATGTAAATTCTGGGGACTTGGATCAGATGGTACAGTTGGAGCAAACAAGAGTGCAATAAAAATTATTGGTGATCACACAGATATGTATGCTCAGGGATATTTTGATTATGATTCAAGGAAATCAGGAGGAATTACAATTTCTTATTTGAGATTTGGTAAAAATCCTATAAAATCGAGATATTTAGTAGATAAAGCAGATTTTATAGCGTGCCATAATCAGGCGTATGTAGATAAATATGATGTTACAAAGGGACTTAAAAAAGACGGTGTATTTTTATTAAATACGTTGTGGAATCTTGATGAACTTGAAGAAAGACTTCCAGCTAATATAAAAAGATATATTGCACAAAACAATATAAATTTTTATACTATAAATGCAGTGAAAATAGCACAGGACATAGGTCTTGGTGGAAGAATAAACATGATAATGCAGGCTGCATTTTTTAAGTTAACTAATATCATTCCTGTTGAAGATGCTGTTAAATATCTTAAGGAAGCTGTAGTAACGGCTTATGGTAAAAAAGGTGAAAATGTTGTAAAAATGAATCATGATGCTATAGATGAAGGGGTAAACGGAATAGTAAAGATAAATATACCAAGTGATTGGAAAACTGCAGTTGATAAAAGCGATAAAGAGAAATTTGAATATCCAGAATTTATAAATAAGATAGTAACACCAATGAATAGACTTGAAGGTGATAATCTTCCAGTATCAGCTTTTGTAAATTGTGGAATGGAAGATGGTACATTTATGCATGGTACAACAGCTTATGAAAAAAGAGGTGTTGCAGTAAATGTTCCAGAATGGATTCCAGATAGATGTATACAGTGTAACCAGTGTTCATATGTATGTCCACATGCAACAATACGTCCATTTTTATTAACTGATGAAGAGAAAAATAAAGCACCACAAGGGTTTAAATCTGTAATTCCAAAAGGAATAAAGAGTGAAGAACAATTAAATTATACTATTGGAGTATCACCTCTTGACTGTACAGGATGCGGAAACTGTGCAGAGGTATGTCCAGCACCTGGAAAGGCGCTTATAATGAAACCACAGGATAGTCAGCATGATCAAGTTGAAGTATGGGATTATACTGTGGAAAAAGTTAAGAATAAAAATCCTATGAACAAATCAACTGTAAAAGGAAGTCAGTTTGAAGTTCCATTACTACAATATAGTGGAGCTTGTGCAGGGTGTGGTGAAACACCATATGCTAAACTTGTAACACAGTTATTTGGTGATAAGATGATGATTGCAAATGCAACAGGATGTTCATCTATATGGGCAGCAAGTACACCTGCATCTGCATATTGTACAAATGCTAATGGCCATGGGCCAGCATGGGCTAATAGTTTATTTGAAGATAATGCTGAATTTGGACTTGGAATGTATGTAGGAGCAAAAACAATTTATGAAAGAATAGCTCACAATATTGAACTTGCTTTAAGTGAAGATATAGACGATGATACAAAAATAATTCTTAAAGAATGGCTTGAAAATAAAGATGTTCTGGAGGGAAGCAGAGAAAGAGCAGAAAGAGTTATAAGTGTGTTAGAAGAGGATAATAGCGAATTTGCAAAAATAATCCTTAATGATAAGGACTTTTTTGTTAAAAGATCACAGTGGATATTTGGAGGTGATGGATGGGCTTATGATATTGGCTACGGAGGCCTTGATCATGTACTTGCAAGCAATGAAAATATAAATGTATTAGTATTTGATACCGAAATATATTCTAATACAGGAGGACAGAGTTCAAAAGCGACTCCTACTGGTGCAGTTGCTAAATTTGCAGCAAGTGGTAAGAGAACAAAGAAGAAAGATCTTGGAATGATGGCAATGAGTTATGGATATGTATATGTTGCACAGATAGCTATGGGAGCAGATAAAAATCAGACAATAAAGGCTATAACTGAAGCAGCAAATTATGATGGCCCATCGCTTATAATTGCATATGCACCTTGTATAAGCCACGGAATAAAAATAGGAATGGCAAATTCTCAAGAAGAAGAAAAGAAAGCTGTTGAATGTGGATATTGGAATCTTTATAGATATAATCCAGAACTAAAGGGAAGTGAGAAGAATCCATTTACTTTAGATAGCAAAGATCCAAAATCTAACTTTAAAGATTTCTTGATGGGTGAAGTAAGATATGCATCACTTGCAAAAGCTTTTCCTGAGGAAGCAGAAAAGTTATTTACAAAAACTGAAAAAGATGCAGAGGAAAGATTGAATACTTATAAAATGTTTGCAGAAAATAAGTGA
- a CDS encoding esterase/lipase family protein: MVSGYELIADSSLAVLIEIILYIFLLNTDNLTINSKEFIINGITAVCVLIIPVINGFMRMMFTSRNLGVVNRLLIVLLWWAPILNFIILNGCCKKVRYEYFYEQSKELRNDVRKENEVCRTRYPIVMVHGIFFRDWMFINYWGRIPKELMRNGAQIFYGKQQSSNAVCKSAQELKENILKIINDTGCEKVNIIAHSKGGLDSRYAISCLGLSKYVASLTTVNTPHRGCKYVDFLLDKAPDKFKNYVAKKYNRTFVKLGDKDPDFLAGVADLTLEKCSQFNIKVKDVEGVLYQSVTSKMKNMFSSGFPLNIGYILAKIFDGENDGLVEVSSAKWGNFLGTLTAGKKGISHGDMVDLTRQDIRGYDVCEFYVDLVRKLKEKGN, from the coding sequence ATGGTATCAGGCTATGAGCTCATAGCCGACAGTTCTTTGGCAGTACTTATAGAAATAATACTGTATATTTTTTTATTAAATACAGATAATCTCACAATAAATTCTAAAGAATTTATAATTAATGGAATTACAGCAGTTTGTGTTTTGATAATTCCTGTTATAAACGGATTTATGAGAATGATGTTTACATCAAGAAATTTAGGAGTTGTTAACAGGCTTTTAATTGTTCTTTTATGGTGGGCTCCGATTTTAAATTTCATAATTTTAAATGGATGCTGTAAAAAAGTAAGATATGAGTATTTTTATGAACAGTCAAAGGAATTAAGAAATGATGTTAGAAAAGAAAATGAAGTATGCAGAACCAGATATCCAATTGTAATGGTTCATGGAATATTCTTCAGGGATTGGATGTTTATTAATTACTGGGGGAGAATACCAAAGGAACTCATGAGAAATGGGGCACAAATATTTTATGGAAAACAGCAGTCCTCAAATGCAGTATGTAAAAGTGCACAGGAATTAAAAGAAAACATTTTAAAGATAATAAATGATACTGGGTGTGAAAAAGTAAATATAATTGCACATTCTAAAGGTGGACTTGATTCAAGATATGCAATAAGCTGTCTCGGACTTTCAAAGTATGTAGCATCTTTAACTACTGTAAATACACCACATAGAGGCTGTAAATATGTAGATTTTTTATTAGATAAAGCACCTGATAAATTTAAGAATTATGTGGCGAAAAAGTACAATAGAACATTTGTAAAGCTTGGAGATAAGGATCCTGATTTTTTAGCAGGAGTAGCAGACCTTACATTAGAAAAATGTTCACAATTTAACATAAAGGTAAAAGATGTAGAAGGTGTTTTATATCAAAGTGTGACTTCTAAAATGAAAAATATGTTTTCATCAGGATTTCCACTAAATATTGGCTATATATTAGCAAAGATTTTCGATGGAGAGAATGACGGGCTGGTTGAAGTTTCTTCAGCTAAGTGGGGCAATTTCCTTGGCACACTGACTGCAGGAAAGAAAGGAATTTCTCATGGTGATATGGTTGACTTAACAAGACAGGATATAAGAGGGTACGATGTGTGTGAATTTTATGTGGATCTTGTCAGAAAGCTTAAGGAAAAAGGAAATTAA
- a CDS encoding PTS fructose transporter subunit IIABC: MRIVDLLHKQGMNLNIKPSSKAECINILVDLMDKTGNLSNKEEYKKAILAREDLSTTGIGDGIAIPHGKTNAVKKASLAAAVCKDGVDYDSLDGMPANLFFMIAVPDNSDNLHLEVLARLSTILMDEEFRKKLINCTNKDEFLKLIDEKEAEKFPEELQKDVKSGSGSYRVLAVTACPTGIAHTYMAAESLENKGKEMGVSIKVETNGSGGAKNVLTKEEIEKAECIIIAADKNVEMARFNGKKVIKTKVADGIHKAEELINRATSGDAHVYNHEGGSEDTSDSGSDESIGRQIYKHLMNGVSHMLPFVIGGGILIALAFLLDDYSIDPSNFGMNTPVAAFLKTVGGEAFGFMLPVLAGFIAMSIADRPGLAVGFVGGVLAKIGTTYASAFDSSISPISGGFLGALFAGFAAGYLVLGLKKVFDLLPDALEGLKPTLLYPLFGIGLIGLIMILVNPFFGSINIGITNVLNSMGGTSRVLLGIVVAGMMAIDMGGPFNKAAYVFGTASLASGNYEVMAAVMAGGMVPPLAIALATTFFGNRFTDNERKSGITNYIMGLSFITEGAIPFAAADPLRVIPSCVIGSATAGAISMIFNCTLRAPHGGIFVVPVIGNPLMYLAAVGAGSVIGMILLALLKKPIKK; encoded by the coding sequence ATGAGAATTGTAGATTTATTACATAAACAAGGAATGAACCTTAATATTAAACCATCTTCTAAAGCAGAATGTATAAATATCCTTGTTGATCTTATGGACAAAACTGGAAATTTAAGCAATAAAGAAGAATATAAAAAAGCAATACTTGCTAGAGAGGATTTAAGTACAACTGGTATAGGTGATGGAATAGCTATACCTCATGGAAAGACAAATGCAGTTAAAAAGGCAAGTCTTGCAGCAGCAGTATGTAAGGATGGCGTTGATTATGATTCTTTAGATGGAATGCCTGCAAATTTATTCTTTATGATAGCTGTTCCAGATAACAGTGATAATTTACATTTAGAAGTATTAGCACGTCTTTCAACTATATTAATGGATGAAGAGTTTAGAAAGAAGTTAATAAACTGTACGAATAAGGATGAATTTTTAAAATTAATAGATGAAAAGGAAGCAGAAAAGTTCCCAGAAGAGCTTCAAAAAGATGTTAAATCAGGAAGTGGTTCTTACAGAGTATTAGCAGTAACTGCATGTCCAACTGGAATAGCACATACTTATATGGCAGCAGAAAGTTTAGAAAACAAAGGTAAAGAAATGGGAGTTTCTATAAAAGTTGAAACTAATGGTTCTGGAGGAGCAAAAAATGTTTTAACTAAGGAAGAAATTGAAAAAGCTGAATGTATTATAATTGCAGCTGATAAAAATGTTGAAATGGCTAGATTTAATGGAAAGAAAGTCATAAAGACAAAAGTAGCAGATGGAATTCATAAGGCTGAAGAATTAATTAATAGAGCTACAAGTGGAGATGCCCATGTTTATAATCATGAAGGAGGAAGTGAAGATACTTCAGATTCAGGTAGTGATGAAAGTATTGGACGTCAAATTTATAAACATTTAATGAATGGTGTATCACATATGCTTCCATTTGTAATAGGTGGAGGAATATTAATAGCTTTAGCATTCTTATTAGACGACTATAGCATTGATCCAAGTAATTTTGGTATGAATACTCCGGTAGCAGCATTTTTAAAGACTGTTGGTGGTGAAGCATTTGGATTTATGCTTCCAGTACTTGCAGGATTTATAGCAATGAGTATTGCGGATAGACCAGGTCTTGCAGTTGGTTTTGTTGGTGGAGTTCTTGCAAAGATAGGAACTACTTATGCAAGTGCTTTTGATTCAAGTATTTCACCAATAAGCGGTGGATTTTTAGGTGCATTGTTTGCAGGGTTTGCAGCAGGTTACTTAGTTCTTGGTCTAAAGAAGGTCTTTGATTTATTACCAGATGCTTTAGAGGGCTTAAAGCCAACATTATTATATCCTTTATTTGGAATAGGTCTTATAGGACTAATCATGATACTTGTAAATCCATTCTTTGGTTCAATTAATATTGGAATTACTAATGTACTCAATTCAATGGGTGGAACAAGCAGAGTTCTTTTAGGAATTGTTGTTGCAGGAATGATGGCAATCGATATGGGTGGTCCTTTCAATAAGGCAGCATATGTATTTGGTACAGCATCACTTGCAAGTGGAAACTATGAAGTAATGGCAGCAGTTATGGCTGGTGGTATGGTTCCACCTCTTGCAATAGCACTTGCTACAACATTCTTTGGAAATAGATTTACTGATAATGAAAGAAAATCAGGAATAACTAACTATATAATGGGATTATCATTCATAACTGAAGGTGCGATACCATTTGCAGCAGCAGATCCATTAAGAGTTATTCCATCTTGTGTAATTGGTTCAGCAACAGCAGGTGCAATTTCAATGATATTCAATTGTACTTTAAGAGCTCCTCATGGAGGAATATTCGTAGTACCTGTTATTGGAAATCCATTAATGTATCTTGCAGCAGTAGGTGCAGGTTCTGTAATTGGAATGATATTATTAGCATTATTAAAAAAGCCAATTAAAAAATAA